The sequence GGACCGCATGCTGGAATACCAGGAGGCGCGCAACCAGCACCGCCTCAAGCGCTTCTCCAAGGACTACAACCTGGCGCTGACCGCCGCCTTCGAACACTTCACCGCCCTGCTCGCCGAAGGCTTCTTCACCCGCAAGGAAGTGATGGCCGGGGCGGACAAGCGCGTGAAAGCCCTGTTCGCCTGGCACGCAATCGAAGAGATGGAACACAAGGCGGTGGTCTTCAACGTGATGACCACGGTGGCGAAAGTCGGCTACTTCAAACGCTGCGCGGCGATGCTCCACGCCACCTGGGACATGACCCACGAAACCTACCGCAGCACCGACGCCCTGCTGAAAGCCGACGGCTTCAGCTGGCTGCAAAGAAAGCGCATGTACATCGCCCACCTGCCCTGGATGTACGGCCGCAAGGGCGTGTACAGCACCTTCACCGGCAAGATCATCCAGTACCTGAAACCGGGCTTCCATCCGGACGACATCCCGGTGGTGCACAACTACCCGCAATGGGTCGAGGCGTATGCGCGCAATGGCGATCCGGGGGAGGCTTGCGAGGCGATGGTGGCGGCGGCTTATTGAGGGGCGGCATTTGGGGCGCGGGATTCGCGCGCCCTCTGCGCTCAAGAAGCAAGGCCGGCACGACGGGCGTCGTGCCGGCCTTCTTCATTTCGGGGGGACAGCGGGCGTGGCGGCGACTTATTCAGCGTCCGGGGCGATCTGACCGTTGGCCGGATCGACCTCGCCTTTCCACAGCCACAGCTCGTATTCGGGGAAGGCCTTGAGCAACTCCTCCAGGTCCTCGATCCGGGCTTTGACCTCAAGGTTGGTGGCCACCGTCTGCCACCGCCGACGCTCGATGTTGGTCGCACCAGCCAGCTTCGTAGCGC is a genomic window of Pseudomonas knackmussii B13 containing:
- a CDS encoding metal-dependent hydrolase — its product is MNAKISDPDRITPREHIDFRLDASIPRYWYENDPYKTRLMDGMQMYFPDGERYFITCVRPYRGMITDPVLARHVKDFTRQEGQHGIAHTQFNELLRKQGLPVDRMLEYQEARNQHRLKRFSKDYNLALTAAFEHFTALLAEGFFTRKEVMAGADKRVKALFAWHAIEEMEHKAVVFNVMTTVAKVGYFKRCAAMLHATWDMTHETYRSTDALLKADGFSWLQRKRMYIAHLPWMYGRKGVYSTFTGKIIQYLKPGFHPDDIPVVHNYPQWVEAYARNGDPGEACEAMVAAAY